From a region of the Equus przewalskii isolate Varuska chromosome 2, EquPr2, whole genome shotgun sequence genome:
- the ZBTB8B gene encoding zinc finger and BTB domain-containing protein 8B, producing the protein MKGGRVGACCSAAARLEPAGRVTGYRRTAAPGGEMEMQSYYAKLLGELNEQRKRDFFCDCSIIVEGRIFKAHRNILFANSGYFRALLIHYIQDSGRHSTASLDIVTSDAFSTILDFLYSGKLDLCGENVIEVMSAASYLQMNDVVNFCKTYIRSSLDICRKMEKEAAVAAAVAAAAAAAAAAAAAAAHQVDSGSPSSGREGTSCDTKSLVSSLVESVDCPRESPCGDCRGCHPLELVAKDSQGSSSADSDLSTLRKQIEPKVEFDADEVEVEVGERLQQYAAPLGLAHMEEGLSSGQAVDLAYSNYHVKQFLEALLHNSAVQSKDDVDHGFSRSLEGRPDGAGGAMSSMMDVQTDWYGEDSGDVLVVPIKLHKCPFCPYAAKQKGILKRHIRSHTGERPYPCETCGKRFTRQEHLRSHALSVHRSNRPIVCKGCRRTFTSHLSQGLRRFGLCDSCTCITDTHDDEDDLIPINLSLVEASSESQERSDTDNDWPIYVESGEENDAAGDESDDRPQIRPYFSDRETLT; encoded by the exons AGTTACAGGCTACCGCAGAACAGCAGCACCTGGTGGAGAAATGGAGATGCAATCCTATTATGCCAAGCTCTTGGGGGAGTTGAATGAACAGCGAAAGAGGGACTTTTTCTGTGACTGTAGCATCATCGTGGAAGGGCGGATATTCAAGGCCCACAGGAACATCTTGTTTGCCAACAGCGGCTACTTCAGAGCCCTGCTCATTCACTATATCCAGGACAGCGGGCGGCACAGCACTGCCTCCTTGGACATTGTCACCTCCGACGCCTTCTCCACCATCTTAGATTTTCTCTATTCTGGGAAGTTGGATTTGTGTGGGGAGAATGTGATTGAAGTTATGTCGGCTGCCAGCTACCTGCAGATGAACGATGTGGTGAACTTCTGCAAGACCTACATCAGGTCGTCCCTTGATATCTGCCGAAagatggagaaggaggcagcGGTGGCTGCAGCGGTGGCGGCAGCAGCTGCAGCGGCGGCGGCTGCAGCTGCGGCAGCAGCTCACCAGGTTGACAGTGGAAGCCCCAGTTCAGGCAGAGAAGGGACCTCCTGTGATACCAAGAGCTTGGTCTCCTCTCTAGTGGAGAGTGTGGACTGTCCAAGAGAGTCCCCTTGTGGTGACTGCAGAGGTTGCCACCCCCTAGAACTGGTGGCGAAAGACAGCCAGGGCAGTAGCTCAGCTGACAGTGACCTCTCTACTTTGCGCAAACAGATAGAGCCCAAGGTGGAGTTTGATGCTGATGAAGTAGAGGTGGAGGTTGGTGAAAGGCTGCAGCAATAtgctgccccactgggcctgGCCCACATGGAGGAGGGTTTATCCAGTGGCCAGGCCGTCGACTTGGCTTACAGTAACTACCATGTGAAGCAATTCCTGGAGGCACTTTTGCACAACAGTGCTGTCCAGAGCAAAGATGATGTGGACCATGGCTTTTCTCGGAGTTTGGAGGGAAGACCAGATGGTGCAGGAGGAGCCATGAGTTCCATGATGGATGTCCAGACTGATTGGTATGGAGAGGACTCAG GTGATGTGCTGGTGGTCCCCATTAAGCTCCACAAGTGTCCTTTCTGCCCTTACGCTGCCAAACAGAAGGGCATCCTCAAGCGGCACATCCGCTCACACACGGGTGAGCGGCCCTACCCCTGTGAGACCTGTGGCAAGAGGTTCACTCGACAGGAGCATCTGCGGAGCCATGCACTGAGC GTCCACAGATCCAACCGTCCAATCGTCTGCAAGGGCTGCAGAAGAACCTTCACGAGTCACCTGTCACAGGGGCTGCGGCGCTTTGGGCTGTGCGACAGCTGTACCTGCATTACAGACACACATGATGACGAGGACGATTTGATACCCATCAACCTTAGCCTGGTGGAGGCTTCGTCCGAAAGCCAAGAAAGGAGCGACACAGACAATGACTGGCCCATCTATGTGGAGTCTGGTGAGGAAAACGATGCTGCCGGAGATGAATCTGACGACAGACCACAAATTCGGCCCTATTTCTCAGATCGAGAGACACTTACGTAG